The Elaeis guineensis isolate ETL-2024a chromosome 3, EG11, whole genome shotgun sequence region TATCCAGGTCATTTGAGGAACTGATAGATCCAAGGAAAGAGCATAACCCTGAATTATTGTCAAACACAGTAGACAATAGAGAAGCTGATGACCTAGAGAATTTCTCAATTAAGATGGCTTCAAGAGAATGTGAAATAGAAAAAACTCATATAGAATGCTCCTATAATGTTATAGAGAATAGAAGTGCCCTGATGCAAGTTGCAAATAAAACCCTAATTCTCTTTGAGGATGTAGATACTGTTTTTGATGAAGATCGTGGTTTTATTTCTACGATACTTCAGCTGGCTGGAACTGCAAAGCGGCCCATAATCCTTACAAGCAATAGTGAGTTACCAATCACTCCATGGTCGAGTTTGTTAGCCACAATGAATTTCTTATCCCTGGTATATTTTATCTGATTTGTAGATAAGAATCCTATCTTACCACATCTTCTGGACCGAGTCATTTTGGAGTTCAAACATCCATCATCTGAGGAGCTGCTTTCACTTGTACACATGGTAAAAACTTTTGCAATTTTGAAATCAGATATCTGTAATTTATACATGCTTTGGTTACCTTGGATTTGTTAATTGGTGTTCCAAATTGTTCATTCTCAATTTTTCTGTAGATTTGTGCTTCTGAGAATGCTCAAATTTCTGCCCAATTGCTGGAGCACTTAGTCAGGTCTTGTCTAGGTGATATCCGTAAGACTCTCATGCTTCTTCAGTTTTGGTGCCAGGGCAAGACAGGCCACACAGGTTTGTAAATTATAGCAAGACAAGTCTTTGTTGAGAAGACCAAGATTTTAGTTTATATTGCTACAACATATATTCTGCTGGCTTGAAGTTGCATTTGTTTACTTTATGTTTCTTGTATATGCAGATTGGTCTTTTCATGAGAAGATCAGCTTATAAATTATATGTTATCTTGTGCATGAACTGTCTTATTTTTGGTTCTGGAGTCCCATTCTCTACCCTTCAATGTAAAGATTAAACATTAAAACTTGCCGGCAGGCATGGCTCCTGTCATAGAATTTTCTGATGACTTTATCTAGATGATCCTAGATTGTGATATGTTTATTCATCTCTCTCAAGTCACAGAAGTAGGCCTTGGGTCTCTGCAAATGATTACGAGTAATTAGGAAGTTGAATTGGTTTAAGGTTATGGTGTTATGTAACCTATATGCACTTTTGTCTTCTGTTTCTAAGCTTAACAATCATATGCTATCCTGGTTCACTTCTACCTATGTCAAATCCCATCTACTTCTACTGAAGGTTTGTTAAAAAGTTATCATATTATGTTTGTCATATACTTCTAAATCATTATTGAGTGATTTCTATTCTTTCTATTCAGACAGGAAAATGCAATTCACCACATACAGTCCCCTCCCATTTGATATTGATGCTGCACATCTTGTAATGCCAAGACTAATTCCATGGGAGTTTCGATGTGAGCTATCAGAAAAGGTGGGAGAGGAGATCCATAAAACAATTTCTTTGGTAGAAGAACAGTTCGTGTATATGATGAAGCAAGAAGAGCTTAACTCAAAAGAAATTACCaatttttccaaaacaagaaagaaGACCACAAATACCATCAAGACTAGGAAAAAacacaagttaaaaaaaaaaattccagcaTTGACTGTGCAGAATTTTCAGCTCAGGCTAATGATCTAAATGACTTCTCTGATGCTTCAGATTCCCCAGTAACAAATGCTCGACGAAAAGTTAAGCACAGGCCAAGTATTATATTGTCTTCTCAGTCTGAGGATGAGCTATTATGTGCCAATGACCCTCCACCTGCAGAAATTACTTCAGTAGCTCCTAACAGCTGTCTTCTGGCAGACACGTTGACAGTGCCAAGTCTACAGGCACAACAAGTTTTAAGTGACTTGGATCCATGCACTGATCCCATATATCATTCTAGAAGGGATGTTAATGTTCAAAATTCATTTGCAAGTCTTGAAATGATATCTGCTTCACATATCTGTGACACATTCAAATTGCTGGATGTGTCATTCGTTCCACAATCTTCTTTCATATCTGAGGCTGGAGCCCACAAGAAGGATGATCTTCTGTCAATGGCAGTATCTTCTAACAATGCATCTGTTTGTTTTACTGATTTTGTTCAGTCTACTTGTGCCTTGCCAGTAGCAAATGTTGATAATCTAGATGGACCTATGACTGAATCAATAACCTGTTCAGAAAGCAATGCTGGAAATACGCGCGAGGATGTAGAGTCAGTTTATGGAAATGAGGAACAAGGAGATTCTCAAAATGTAGTTGAAGCACCTTCAGCCAGTGGATATCAATTGATGGATGAATGTAGCCGGATTGATTTCAACATACGTTTGACACCTGGGAAATGTAGCAAGTGCTCTCAGGAAGTTGTTTCTGTACAAGAAACATGGAGAAAACTACGCAGTCAACgtgaagatctaaaattatatttaagaagTAACAAGAAAGAGGTTTCTTCAATACTAAAGTGTGCTTCTGGACTGGCTGATTTAATTTCTGAAGCTGACATTATATTCAGTAGCTGCTATCCCATTGTCAATGTATGATAATAACCTTTTTACTTCTACATGCTTGAGAAATTATGTTTCTTTATGTCCTGAGAACttcctgaatgatgttgagaaaTTTTTGCAGGACATTTTAGAGCCATCATTAACACCCTCTGTTGAACCAGATGCTTCTTCCTGGTATGATCAGCAACTTGAGATGGGATCTACATATGTGCAACATGGCTTTTGCTATTACACAAGCAGATGCTTGTCCCTAGGCTCAGAAGTAGGCTTTCAAAACACAGTGGATTTGGCAAAGGAAATGCTAGCTTCCAGCACTAATGTTATGGCCCTGGGGAAGCTGATCACCCAGGGGAACATCGCTAGCCAAAATTTATATGATGGAAGTTTGCATATAAAGGCACCAAGATATGGCATATCCATAGGAAGGTATGGCCTTATATCTTCTGATATTGCAAGAATTATAAGGTGCTTGTTGAAGAAATGGTACTCACTGGAGTAAAAACTGAATATAAAGTATCGTGCATCCCTAGTTATGCATCTTTTAAGGCAAAGTATAAGATCAGTAATGCATGAAGGGCAACTGTTGAAATGCTTTGCCTATTTTGCGACTTTATAGTCATTTCCTATTTACATCTACATCGTTCCCTGGTATTAAGTCCAATCACTCTAGAATATGTCTAGGGCACCTTTTTCCATGCACGTGGAGTCATGGTGTCTGCATGACCATAAGTGCTTCCATCTACCAGATTCCGTCATAAGCTAGTTGAGAATGCTAGCATTTAGTTTGCATGGGTTGTCCATGGGTGATGTACTGATCTGTTCATGTTTTGAGAGTTGGGGATTGGCTATTTCAAATGTCACGCTTTTTGGCACATGAGATTCCTCAAGTCAAAAGAGTAGAATATAATTAAGTTCCAAATTAAGAAAAGAAGTTCTGGCTTAACATAATATCAAGATGCTTTTACAAAGAGAGATTTTTTCCTTCTTCTGAGAGAAAAGGAGGGAGACCTATCTGCACTTTCATTACCCAGGCCTAAATATTTGGGGATGCACTACCCAAGATTTGAATCCAGAACCCCAGGTTTCTGAGGAAAGGGGTATGACTATTGAGACAAGCCCCAATCTGCTCACAAAGAGTCAGGTAATATTTGTGTTCTTGGAAATGCAAGGAAAATGCCCTTTTAAGGGACCTTTTTTTTCCCCTTAATGCGACCATCATTCTATTATTGAATACAGAAGGTCTCTGTATGGCAATTTGAAGAGCAGGTTTTTAGTTCTTTCAAAGTCTCTAAGATGTTTAAAGGATTTGCTCACCAATAGTATTTTACATGGCAAGGCAGATATTACTTTCCACCCAGGTGGTACTATCATCTTATTTTAGCATATTATATTGGACAGATTCCAAAGCTTGGATCCACATTTTTACTTGGAAAATACTGTTGACTCCATGATGGGAATCATCTATTATTCTGATATATATGGTCCCACCATATATACTCacagattattattattattttttttaaaatttttctcagtCCTGCTATGAGAGAAGTTACTGATTTTATTTCTGTTACAAAAAGTTTGTATATGTATTTTGGTCGGTGCAATTAGCAACATGGGAATGAGCTAGAGCTCAATTGATTAAAGGCTGTTTGCAACCCTAAAATAGAGCTGTGGGGAACAAAAACATAATTTACAGTTGCAACTTCTACTCTAGAAAGTCTGTATATCTGTTGGTCAGATGCAATTTACATTGTAGGCATGGGTTAGAGGTCAGTTTATGCAAGTCTTTGGACCAATAACTTTTATGGCATTTATCTTTGTTTTATTGTCAAAGCAAAATGCCATCTCTCTTAAGTACTGGGCAAAAGTTCCTCAAAAAGGTA contains the following coding sequences:
- the LOC105041329 gene encoding LOW QUALITY PROTEIN: uncharacterized protein (The sequence of the model RefSeq protein was modified relative to this genomic sequence to represent the inferred CDS: inserted 1 base in 1 codon) — protein: MDRSVEEEEVVEIGSTPSPAGEKRRRRCVQSKLPWAVPRVEGANGIGAAAEEGEREESDDSEAEEKGKRKKKGKSKPRTPKKSPVTSKQVQGLSTGSKSFPDSVERSPRQKKTAEQLKAVDLKVGNSKRFKVLESMASSKNCQRLKNNLSDEAKPRNAAISIDSGQKESYSVKRKVNGKSDSTMDRDGLSLHTDQPVCDLQLEAKVTAEENVRLSTGKRMHPFFTCWKAGKRGTEAQAITQVESRHWSALDGDYCVSCPPVHVLDKQDDVISLDWKNWVFSERTLLDMSGCSAMGNDLSVFEGSVEPFKLDTLCHKEMHLDELLDAEKGSITSAVASPILSAGQSQSEQLFSHLKLVCVNGNSSLSFRRASCITNLESKHEELLLKERLASYFQRYSCWPECSLWMNKYQPENASEVCGNSESIRSLSEWLKSWHERGRQSSQNCKSGEKCAIEDSEDSYENDSDTGDREEAAILKNVLLITGPVGSGKSAAIYACAKEQGFEVIEVNASDLRNGAHVKQKFGEAMESHGFNRWSFEELIDPRKEHNPELLSNTVDNREADDLENFSIKMASRECEIEKTHIECSYNVIENRSALMQVANKTLILFEDVDTVFDEDRGFISTILQLAGTAKRPIILTSNNKNPILPHLLDRVILEFKHPSSEELLSLVHMICASENAQISAQLLEHLVRSCLGDIRKTLMLLQFWCQGKTGHTDRKMQFTTYSPLPFDIDAAHLVMPRLIPWEFRCELSEKVGEEIHKTISLVEEQFVYMMKQEELNSKEITNFSKTRKKTTNTIKTRKKHKLKXKNSSIDCAEFSAQANDLNDFSDASDSPVTNARRKVKHRPSIILSSQSEDELLCANDPPPAEITSVAPNSCLLADTLTVPSLQAQQVLSDLDPCTDPIYHSRRDVNVQNSFASLEMISASHICDTFKLLDVSFVPQSSFISEAGAHKKDDLLSMAVSSNNASVCFTDFVQSTCALPVANVDNLDGPMTESITCSESNAGNTREDVESVYGNEEQGDSQNVVEAPSASGYQLMDECSRIDFNIRLTPGKCSKCSQEVVSVQETWRKLRSQREDLKLYLRSNKKEVSSILKCASGLADLISEADIIFSSCYPIVNDILEPSLTPSVEPDASSWYDQQLEMGSTYVQHGFCYYTSRCLSLGSEVGFQNTVDLAKEMLASSTNVMALGKLITQGNIASQNLYDGSLHIKAPRYGISIGRELESRLHNIILSIVPARLSMTFAGIASHEYLSFMSQISKLECSRLLKCTNQNSRRRSRQSVHYLSSGSLSLSPDDVEFLNQSSCFNGKMLPGARKGCSRSFSFCSAQNLNVNFYSYPKYILLL